One window from the genome of Cricetulus griseus strain 17A/GY chromosome 2, alternate assembly CriGri-PICRH-1.0, whole genome shotgun sequence encodes:
- the Id3 gene encoding DNA-binding protein inhibitor ID-3, with product MKALSPVRGCYEAVCCLSERSLAIARGRGKSPAAEEPLSLLDDMNHCYSRLRELVPGVPRGTQLSQVEILQRVIDYILDLQVVLAEPAPGPPDSPHLPIQTAELTPELVISNDKRSFCH from the exons ATGAAGGCGCTGAGCCCGGTGCGCGGCTGCTACGAAGCGGTGTGCTGCCTCTCGGAACGCAGCCTGGCCATCGCGCGGGGCCGCGGCAAGAGCCCGGCGGCAGAGGAGCCGCTCAGCCTGCTGGACGACATGAACCACTGCTACTCGCGCCTGCGGGAACTGGTGCCGGGAGTCCCGCGAGGCACTCAGCTTAGCCAGGTGGAAATCCTGCAGCGTGTCATAGACTACATCCTCGACCTGCAGGTGGTCCTGGCAGAGCCGGCGCCTGGACCCCCGGACAGTCCACATCTCCCGATCCAG ACAGCTGAGCTCACTCCGGAACTTGTGATCTCCAACGACAAGAGGAGCTTTTGCCACTGA